A region from the Pontixanthobacter aestiaquae genome encodes:
- a CDS encoding PilZ domain-containing protein: protein MLTQRIDQPCEMAPPVSVACSVSDFRVAPVVRGERRRQTRLIDMYRLCCLQVGNSAGIGVIRNISVGGAQIQSKMRARIGQEVRYQWENTAPIVAIVTWIDGDRMGVRHIEPYYQYARSVPTPPVRIPCAIEVEVSRGDAKTKCVVANMSYKGLCLLGVDDILEGTMVRIEGAAFPAMSVTVTRKKGRMVEASFREDLTPAGVLEIGSAWHASATVPIGATWDA from the coding sequence ATGCTAACTCAACGAATCGATCAGCCTTGTGAAATGGCTCCGCCTGTCAGCGTAGCATGCTCGGTGTCCGACTTCAGGGTTGCACCCGTTGTTCGCGGCGAGCGGCGCAGACAGACGCGTCTTATCGATATGTACCGGCTATGTTGTTTGCAGGTCGGCAATTCTGCCGGGATTGGTGTGATCCGCAACATTTCAGTCGGAGGTGCGCAAATTCAATCGAAAATGCGCGCACGTATTGGTCAGGAAGTTAGATATCAATGGGAAAACACAGCACCCATAGTCGCAATTGTTACATGGATTGACGGAGACCGCATGGGCGTCCGTCATATCGAACCATATTACCAATATGCCCGATCAGTACCGACCCCTCCAGTGCGCATTCCTTGCGCAATCGAAGTCGAAGTTTCGCGTGGAGACGCCAAAACCAAATGCGTTGTCGCGAATATGTCTTACAAAGGGCTTTGCTTGCTCGGAGTCGACGATATCCTTGAAGGGACAATGGTTCGTATCGAAGGGGCCGCATTCCCCGCAATGTCGGTCACTGTTACTCGAAAGAAGGGACGGATGGTGGAGGCGTCGTTTCGTGAAGATTTGACACCTGCTGGGGTTCTCGAAATCGGTAGTGCATGGCACGCCAGCGCAACCGTTCCAATCGGCGCAACATGGGATGCGTAG